Proteins found in one Synergistetes bacterium HGW-Synergistetes-1 genomic segment:
- a CDS encoding serine/threonine dehydratase, translating into MKGSAEIMPYEVTITDILLAARFLKNRIRHTPIEFSPALSKITGGKVWLKLENQQIAGSFKPRGAFNRMFAMTEEERQKGVITCSSGNHAQGIAMAAKDLKVRSVICVPGQCPQVKRESILEKGGEFVELRVIGTYYDEAEIESMKMAERENLVFISAFDDPYVSAGQGTVGLEMLQDEPELDIILCQISGAGLIRGVATAAKALRPAIKVWGVHAKANPAWPEAVKKGMVELVDEEVSLADALGGGACQNHLDFVLNKLEGLIAVSEEDIAKGIRFMFEKHHQLVEGAGAIAAAAALAGSIDLKGQKVGIVVSGGNIGEEKFLSALKCGR; encoded by the coding sequence ATGAAGGGTAGTGCAGAAATAATGCCATATGAAGTTACAATAACCGACATCCTGCTTGCAGCAAGATTTCTAAAAAACAGGATCAGGCATACACCTATTGAATTTTCTCCAGCACTTAGCAAAATAACAGGAGGAAAGGTCTGGCTCAAACTGGAGAACCAGCAGATCGCCGGTTCTTTCAAGCCAAGGGGAGCCTTCAACAGGATGTTTGCGATGACTGAAGAAGAGAGGCAAAAAGGAGTTATTACCTGTTCAAGCGGAAACCATGCACAGGGAATAGCAATGGCTGCCAAGGACCTTAAGGTAAGGTCAGTTATATGTGTGCCGGGCCAGTGCCCCCAGGTAAAACGTGAATCCATTCTTGAAAAGGGCGGCGAGTTTGTCGAGCTCCGCGTGATAGGAACATATTATGACGAGGCAGAGATAGAGAGCATGAAGATGGCTGAAAGAGAAAACCTGGTCTTCATCTCTGCTTTTGACGACCCCTATGTATCAGCCGGACAGGGAACGGTCGGCCTTGAGATGCTGCAGGATGAGCCCGAGCTTGACATCATCCTCTGTCAGATAAGCGGAGCCGGATTGATCCGCGGAGTAGCAACCGCTGCAAAAGCACTGAGACCGGCGATAAAAGTTTGGGGAGTTCACGCAAAAGCCAACCCTGCCTGGCCTGAAGCTGTCAAAAAAGGTATGGTCGAACTTGTCGACGAGGAAGTAAGCCTTGCAGATGCCCTTGGAGGAGGAGCATGCCAGAACCATCTGGATTTTGTACTTAATAAACTGGAGGGACTTATTGCCGTCTCTGAAGAGGATATAGCAAAAGGTATCCGCTTTATGTTTGAAAAACACCACCAGCTGGTAGAGGGAGCAGGTGCAATAGCGGCGGCGGCGGCTCTTGCAGGGAGCATCGACCTGAAAGGTCAAAAGGTCGGGATCGTAGTTTCAGGAGGCAATATCGGAGAAGAAAAATTCCTTTCCGCACTAAAGTGCGGAAGATAG